TTCGTGGCGATGTGCGCGGTCATCCCTGTGCTCTTCCTGATCGAGGCGCTGGACGGCTGGCTGGGCAACCCGTTCGACAGGTCGGTCGGCATCGTGCCGCATCACATCGAGGGCCTCGACGGCGTCTTCTTCGCGCCGTTTCTGCACCACGGCTTCGACCACCTGTACAGCAACAGCGTGCCGCTGATCCTGCTGGGAACGTTTGTGCTGGCCGCGGGCGGTAGGCGCTTCCTGTACTCGACACTGTTCATCATCTTCGCCAGTGGCCTGGGCGTGTGGTTCACGGGCAGCCCGAACACGGTCGTGGTGGGCGCGAGCGGCGTCATCTTCGGGTACCTCGGCCTGCTTCTGATGCGTGGCCTCGTCGAACGCAGCTGGTGGAACGTCGGGGTCGTCCTCCTCGTCGGCCTGCTCTACGGCTGGCAGCTCATCGGGGGCATCCTCCCCTCCGACCCGCAGGTCTCCTGGCAGGGGCACCTTTTCGGCTTCCTGGGCGGCCTGGTCGCCGCGATCCTGTTCCGTCGCCGCCGCACTGACACCCCCTACGCCATGTCCTAGATGTGGCGGGACGCTCCTTGCCGGGCGGCGTGGGGTGTGCCACCGTCTGGTCCAGCGGTGCATCTGTTAGCGGCGGGTTCGGTCCGACGGAAGGCTACGGTGGACGCATGCGCGAGATCGATGTCGCGATAGTGGGGCCGGGCCCACAGGGCTCTACGCGGCGTACTACGCCGGGTTCCGAGGGCTCTCGGTGGCGGTCATCGACGCGCTGCCCGAGCCGGGGGCCAGGTCACGGCGATGTACCCGGAAAAGGCCATCTACGACGTCGCCGGCTTTCCGGTGATCAAAGGTCGCGACCTGGTGGCCAACCTCGTCGAGCAGGCGGCCCCCTACAACCCGGAGTACATGCTGGGTGCGCGCGCCGAGGAGCTGTCCTATGTGGATGAGCGTCCGCTGCTCGCGCTCGGTGACGGGGAAAAGCTGCTCTGCGGCGCCATCATCATCACCGGTGGGCTGGGCAGCTTCAGCCCGCGCCCCCTTCCGGCCGCGGCGGCGTTCGCCGGCGATGGCCTTGTCTACTTCGTGCCCCGCCTCGCCGACCTGGCCGGCCACGACGTGCTGATCGTGGGCGGCGGCGACTCGGCGTTCGACTGGGCGCTCGCGCTGGAGCCGCTGGCCAAGTCGATCACGCTGGTGCACCGCCGGGAAAAGTTCCGGGCGCACGCCGCGACCGTGAGCCGGGTGCAGCAGCTGCCGGTGCGCATCGTGGTCAACGCCGAGATCACCAAGATCCACGGCGAGGAGCGGGTGTCCCACGCCGACATCACCGTCAAGGGCGGCGTGGCGGAGACGATCCCGGTCGACACGGTCGTGGCCGCGCTCGGGTTCACCGCCGACCTCGGCCCGCTCGGGGAGTGGGGCCTGGAGCTGGACAAGCGCCACATCAAGGTCGACAGCACCATGCTGACCAACCGCCCGCGGGTCTTCGCGGCCGGTGACATCGCGGAGTACCCGGGAAAGGTGCGCCTCATCGCGACCGGCTTCGGCGAAGCGGCCACCGCGGTCAACAACGCCGCCGTCGTGATCGACCCGGCCGCCCACCTCTTCCCCGGGCACTCATCCGACGCGGGCTGATAGTCACCGTAGATTCACCTTCGTCCCCTAGGGTCCTGTTTGTTGGCACCCATCGATACGGGGAGAATCTCGATGTTCCGACGCGCACTCTCGGTGCTCGCCGTCGCCGGCGCGCTCGTCGCCATGGCGGCGCCCGCCGCGCAGGCAGGCGGCCACTCCGGGCGGCACGACAAGCCGCTGGCACGGGCGCACGCACACAACGACTACGAGCACGAACGGCCGCTGTTCGACGCGCTGAGCCACGGCTTCACCAGCGTGGAAGCGGACATTTACCTGGTCAACGGGGAGTTGGTCGTCGCCCACGACCCGGAGGACATCGTGCCGGGCCGCACGCTGCAGAAGCTGTACCTCGACCCACTGGTCCGCCGGATCCGCGCCAACCACGGGACGGTCTTCCGGGGCAGCCGCCAGCAGCTCCAGCTCCTTGTCGACATCAAGAACACGGGCGTCGAGACGTACACCGAGCTGCACCGCGTGCTGCGCGAGTACCGCAAGATGCTGACCACATACGCGCGCGGCAAGGTCCACCAGGACGCCGTCACCATCGTGATCAGTGGTGACCGCCCACGCGCGCTGATGGAGAGCCAGCCCGTGCGGTACGCCTTCTTCGACGGCCGGGGCGCCGACCTCGGCGCCGGTGCGCCGGCCTCGTTCATGCCGCTGATCAGCGAAAACTGGACCGGCGTATTCACCTGGCGGGGCGTCGGCCCGATGCCGGCTGGGGAGCGCGCCTTCCTCCACCAGGCCGTCGCCACCGCGCACGCCAACGGCCAGCGGGTGCGCTTCTGGGCCACGCCGGACCTCCCCGGCCCCGAGCGCGACGCGGTGTGGCGCGAGCTGGTCGCAGCCGACGTCGACCACATCAACACCGACGACCTGGCCGGCCTCGAGGCGTTCCTGCGGGCCGGCCGCTTCTGAAGCCCCGGAGGACTCAGGCGAGCTCGGCCAGCGGTCGGCCGTCGAAGTCGACGGCGGAGTAGAGGGCGAGCTTTTCCAGGCGGTGGTACGAGTCGATCACGCGGATCGTGCCGCTCTTGGACCGCATGACGATCGACTGGGTGTAGGCGCCGCCGGCGCGGTAGCGGACACCCTTGAGCAGGTCGCCGGT
The window above is part of the Phytohabitans houttuyneae genome. Proteins encoded here:
- a CDS encoding rhomboid family intramembrane serine protease, with amino-acid sequence MAYGGSSSGDPNRFGTEAFYASLGRAFVAMCAVIPVLFLIEALDGWLGNPFDRSVGIVPHHIEGLDGVFFAPFLHHGFDHLYSNSVPLILLGTFVLAAGGRRFLYSTLFIIFASGLGVWFTGSPNTVVVGASGVIFGYLGLLLMRGLVERSWWNVGVVLLVGLLYGWQLIGGILPSDPQVSWQGHLFGFLGGLVAAILFRRRRTDTPYAMS
- a CDS encoding phosphatidylinositol-specific phospholipase C/glycerophosphodiester phosphodiesterase family protein, translating into MFRRALSVLAVAGALVAMAAPAAQAGGHSGRHDKPLARAHAHNDYEHERPLFDALSHGFTSVEADIYLVNGELVVAHDPEDIVPGRTLQKLYLDPLVRRIRANHGTVFRGSRQQLQLLVDIKNTGVETYTELHRVLREYRKMLTTYARGKVHQDAVTIVISGDRPRALMESQPVRYAFFDGRGADLGAGAPASFMPLISENWTGVFTWRGVGPMPAGERAFLHQAVATAHANGQRVRFWATPDLPGPERDAVWRELVAADVDHINTDDLAGLEAFLRAGRF